In Archangium violaceum, the following are encoded in one genomic region:
- a CDS encoding aminotransferase class I/II-fold pyridoxal phosphate-dependent enzyme, whose product MKIESQLAQIGSVSDSVTGAVSVPVHHATAFRHPRLGQSTGFDYSRTKSPTRAVLEEAIARLESGDAGFACSSGMAALQLVFSLFGQGSHLLVSHDLYGGTYRLLEKVLSRYGISATYVDTNDLDELQANVRPQTKAVLIETPSNPLMRLTDLDKVCRWARARELISIVDNTLMTPFFQRPIELGADIVVHSATKYLGGHNDVLAGLVVTRVKALSEQIAFLHNSIGAVLGPQDSWLLMRGMKTLALRMERHQENALRIATWLAAHPLVESVFHPGLESHPGHALQKKQASGNTGIFSFKLKDARLVEPLLRHVRLIAFAESLGGVESLMTYPTVQTHADIPEELRRRVGVDERLLRYSVGIEHVDDLISDLSQSLEAARREIDGGACTR is encoded by the coding sequence ATGAAGATCGAAAGTCAGCTGGCGCAGATTGGTTCCGTTTCAGATTCCGTGACGGGCGCGGTCAGCGTTCCCGTCCATCACGCCACCGCCTTCCGGCATCCCCGCCTGGGGCAGAGCACGGGGTTCGACTACTCGCGGACGAAGAGCCCCACGCGGGCCGTCCTGGAGGAGGCGATCGCCCGTCTCGAATCGGGTGACGCCGGCTTCGCCTGCAGCTCGGGCATGGCGGCACTCCAGCTCGTCTTCTCCCTGTTCGGCCAGGGGTCGCACCTGCTCGTCTCACACGACCTGTACGGAGGGACGTACCGGCTGCTGGAGAAGGTGCTGTCCCGCTACGGAATCTCCGCGACCTACGTCGACACCAATGACCTGGACGAGCTCCAGGCGAACGTCCGGCCCCAGACGAAGGCGGTGCTCATCGAGACGCCCAGCAACCCGCTGATGCGGCTCACGGACCTCGACAAGGTCTGCCGCTGGGCCCGGGCGCGCGAGCTGATCTCCATCGTGGACAACACGCTGATGACCCCCTTCTTCCAGCGTCCCATCGAGCTGGGTGCGGACATCGTCGTCCACAGCGCCACCAAGTACCTGGGCGGACACAACGACGTGCTGGCGGGGCTCGTGGTGACGCGGGTCAAGGCGCTGTCCGAGCAGATCGCCTTCCTGCACAACTCCATCGGGGCCGTGCTGGGGCCGCAGGACTCCTGGCTGCTCATGCGCGGGATGAAGACGCTGGCGCTGCGGATGGAGCGCCACCAGGAGAACGCCCTCCGCATCGCCACCTGGCTGGCGGCGCATCCGCTCGTCGAGTCCGTCTTCCATCCGGGTCTCGAGAGCCATCCGGGCCATGCGCTCCAGAAGAAGCAGGCCTCGGGGAACACGGGCATCTTCTCCTTCAAGCTGAAGGATGCCCGCCTCGTCGAGCCGCTCCTGCGCCACGTCCGGCTGATCGCCTTCGCGGAGAGCCTCGGCGGAGTGGAGTCCCTGATGACGTATCCCACGGTGCAGACCCATGCGGACATCCCCGAGGAGCTGCGCCGGCGCGTGGGCGTGGATGAGCGGCTGCTCCGGTACTCGGTGGGAATCGAGCACGTGGACGACCTGATCTCCGACCTGTCCCAGTCACTCGAAGCGGCCCGCCGGGAGATCGACGGCGGAGCCTGTACCCGGTGA
- the thrA gene encoding bifunctional aspartate kinase/homoserine dehydrogenase I → MSSEHSQRAESSGWRVYKFGGSSLGTPGRLPRVLSLITEAQRPLAVVVSALGDTTDWLISAAQAAARGDAADANANLERVRGLARTIAGTALEGSGLSANELTVEQLLAPIERLLTGVELTRECTPATLDEVVSVGERISSELVARALTARGVPALPVDARTFLVTDETAGAARVDIEASRAKLSSLVPGWKGVVPVVTGFIARSHQGRTTTLGRNGSDYTATLLSWLLGARQVTVWTDVPGVMTADPALVSDAYPVPRMTYAEALELAHFGTRMFHPRTMIPLLESGAALHIRSTTEPEAPGTCIDAEGNPDPHRPTSVTSLERLALLHVESLRPTLSEPLGHRVLQALDAARITVWGGTLSALAPSISLVVPQAQAQRAHAVLEAALQGERERREVRVPPPQAPVTLVTLVAESMGHRPNVAGRFFHALGSVGVNVRAILQGASSRSVSCAVDAEDTAVAVRTVHSAFNLTETEINVLLVGKGTVGGRLLAQLAENARTLKARHGVSLRLVGLVDSQRALFEPAGLPPAEALAKLAGVSPSRGAPPDVVPLLERLSRLSVPVLVDCTAADGMEALYAAAFRRGIHVVAANKKPLARPWKERESLLNQAREHFRAWHYETTVGASLPVIETLKNLVRTGDHVERIEGCFSGSLGSICHALTEGVPLSQAVRTARANGYTEPHPRDDLSGLDVARKGLILARELGLELELEDVAVEPLVPREYLREDDPEAFLRALSSLDAEVSAQVARYRAAGRSLRYLAQILPNAPGGPRVKVGPVAVDATHPATGLKGAEAMVSFFTERYREFPLIVRGAGAGGDVTAAGVLADILRLAQNVRGRR, encoded by the coding sequence GTGAGCAGTGAACACTCGCAACGCGCCGAGAGCAGTGGCTGGCGTGTCTATAAATTCGGCGGTTCCTCGCTCGGCACGCCTGGAAGGCTGCCGCGCGTCCTCTCCCTCATCACCGAGGCGCAACGTCCGCTCGCGGTCGTCGTGTCCGCGCTCGGTGATACCACCGACTGGTTGATCTCCGCGGCCCAGGCCGCCGCGAGAGGCGACGCGGCGGACGCCAACGCGAACCTGGAGCGGGTCCGGGGCCTCGCCAGGACCATCGCGGGCACGGCCCTGGAGGGCTCCGGCCTCTCCGCGAACGAGCTCACGGTGGAGCAGCTCCTGGCGCCCATCGAGCGGTTGCTCACGGGCGTGGAGCTGACCCGGGAGTGCACGCCGGCCACGCTCGACGAGGTGGTGTCCGTGGGAGAGCGCATCTCCTCCGAGCTGGTGGCGCGGGCGCTGACGGCCCGGGGAGTGCCCGCCCTCCCGGTGGATGCGCGCACCTTCCTCGTCACCGACGAGACGGCGGGCGCGGCCCGGGTGGACATCGAGGCGAGCCGCGCGAAGCTCTCGTCCCTGGTGCCCGGGTGGAAGGGCGTGGTGCCCGTCGTCACCGGCTTCATCGCCCGCTCGCACCAGGGGAGGACCACCACGCTGGGCCGCAACGGCTCCGATTACACCGCCACGCTGCTCTCGTGGCTGCTCGGGGCGCGTCAGGTGACGGTGTGGACGGACGTGCCCGGAGTCATGACGGCGGACCCGGCGCTGGTGAGCGACGCCTACCCCGTGCCGCGCATGACCTACGCGGAGGCGCTCGAGCTGGCCCACTTCGGCACGCGCATGTTCCACCCGCGCACGATGATTCCGCTGCTGGAGAGCGGGGCCGCCCTGCACATCCGCAGCACCACCGAGCCGGAGGCGCCGGGCACGTGCATCGATGCCGAGGGCAATCCGGATCCTCACCGGCCCACCAGCGTGACGAGCCTGGAGCGGTTGGCCCTGCTCCATGTCGAGTCGCTGCGTCCCACGCTCAGCGAGCCCCTGGGGCATCGCGTGTTGCAGGCGCTCGACGCGGCGCGGATCACCGTCTGGGGTGGCACTCTGTCGGCGCTGGCGCCGTCGATCTCCCTGGTGGTGCCCCAGGCCCAGGCGCAGCGCGCGCACGCCGTGCTGGAGGCCGCGCTCCAGGGCGAGCGGGAGCGGCGGGAGGTGAGGGTGCCTCCGCCCCAGGCGCCAGTGACGCTGGTGACCCTGGTCGCCGAGTCCATGGGCCACCGGCCGAACGTGGCGGGCCGCTTCTTCCACGCGCTGGGCAGCGTGGGCGTGAACGTGCGCGCCATCCTGCAAGGCGCGAGCTCGCGCAGCGTGTCGTGCGCGGTGGACGCGGAGGACACGGCGGTGGCGGTGCGCACCGTGCACAGCGCCTTCAATCTCACCGAGACGGAGATCAACGTCCTCCTGGTGGGCAAGGGCACGGTGGGTGGACGGCTGCTCGCGCAGCTGGCGGAGAACGCGAGGACGCTCAAGGCCCGGCACGGTGTGTCCCTGCGGCTGGTGGGGCTGGTGGACAGCCAGCGTGCGCTCTTCGAGCCCGCGGGCCTGCCTCCCGCCGAGGCCCTCGCGAAGCTCGCCGGGGTCTCCCCGAGCCGAGGCGCTCCTCCGGACGTGGTGCCGCTGCTGGAGCGGCTGTCGCGCCTGTCCGTGCCCGTGCTGGTGGACTGCACCGCGGCGGACGGGATGGAGGCGCTCTACGCGGCGGCATTTCGACGTGGCATCCACGTGGTGGCGGCCAACAAGAAACCGCTCGCGCGTCCCTGGAAGGAGCGCGAGTCCCTGCTCAACCAGGCCCGCGAGCACTTCCGCGCCTGGCACTACGAGACCACCGTGGGCGCGAGCCTCCCGGTCATCGAGACGCTGAAGAACCTGGTGCGCACCGGGGACCACGTGGAGCGCATCGAGGGCTGTTTCTCCGGCTCGCTCGGCTCCATCTGCCACGCGCTGACGGAGGGCGTTCCCCTGTCCCAGGCGGTGCGGACGGCCCGCGCGAACGGCTACACCGAGCCCCACCCTCGAGATGACCTGTCGGGCCTGGACGTGGCGCGCAAGGGCCTCATCCTCGCGCGAGAGCTGGGGCTGGAGCTCGAGCTGGAGGACGTGGCCGTGGAGCCGCTCGTCCCGCGCGAGTACCTCCGCGAGGACGATCCCGAGGCCTTCCTGCGAGCCCTGTCCTCGCTGGACGCGGAGGTGAGCGCGCAGGTGGCGCGCTACCGGGCGGCGGGCAGGAGCCTGCGCTACCTGGCGCAGATCCTCCCGAATGCGCCCGGGGGTCCCCGCGTGAAGGTGGGCCCCGTGGCGGTGGACGCGACACACCCGGCCACCGGGTTGAAGGGCGCGGAGGCGATGGTGTCGTTCTTCACCGAGCGGTACCGGGAGTTCCCGCTCATCGTCCGAGGCGCGGGCGCGGGCGGTGACGTGACGGCAGCGGGCGTGTTGGCCGACATCCTGCGGCTCGCGCAGAACGTTCGGGGGAGGAGATGA
- a CDS encoding Uma2 family endonuclease codes for MGRRPATYADLEALPEHVVGEIIAGELHVSPRPAAPHTVAASRLGGELTGPFDRGRGGPGGWLLLDEPELHLGEDVLVPDLAGWRRERMPRPPRTAAFTLAPDWVCEVLSPSTAALDRSAKLPVYAREGVRHVWLMDPELRTLEVLRLEGARYSLLVTHSGMAPVRAEPFEALELELAFLWGEEQGGGAR; via the coding sequence ATGGGACGGAGACCGGCCACCTACGCGGACCTGGAGGCGCTCCCCGAGCATGTCGTGGGGGAGATCATCGCGGGAGAGCTGCACGTCAGCCCTCGGCCCGCGGCTCCCCACACGGTCGCGGCCTCTCGGTTGGGCGGCGAGTTGACGGGTCCGTTCGATCGGGGGCGGGGGGGTCCTGGCGGCTGGCTCCTCCTCGACGAGCCGGAGCTACACCTGGGCGAGGATGTGCTGGTGCCGGACCTGGCCGGCTGGCGCCGCGAGAGGATGCCTCGGCCACCGCGCACGGCGGCCTTCACTCTCGCGCCGGACTGGGTGTGCGAGGTGCTCTCTCCCTCCACCGCGGCCCTGGACCGGTCCGCCAAGCTGCCGGTGTATGCGCGCGAGGGCGTGCGGCACGTCTGGCTGATGGATCCGGAACTGCGCACGCTGGAGGTGCTCCGATTGGAGGGAGCGCGCTATTCGCTGCTCGTCACGCACTCGGGAATGGCCCCTGTGCGCGCCGAGCCCTTCGAGGCGCTCGAACTGGAGCTGGCCTTCCTCTGGGGTGAGGAGCAGGGAGGCGGTGCCCGGTAA
- a CDS encoding Smr/MutS family protein, which produces MSDRGSPKKKSESFNNPFKSALADLKKKQAEPPKKPQAPPPPPKPTKSKRSQEEDDTSLFLSAMDGVEQITERGEAPTPNPRLPEIIDENAEALAELAELVAGQGTFDVADSNEFIEGAAPGIDARLLRSLRRGDFSVQGRLDLHGMTQAEAKEAVDRFLSESRRARKRCVLIVHGRGLNSKDQIPVLKERIAVWLNQKSIGKTVLAFATARPQDGGAGAVYVLLRR; this is translated from the coding sequence ATGAGCGACCGCGGCTCCCCCAAGAAGAAGAGCGAGAGCTTCAACAACCCCTTCAAGTCGGCTCTCGCGGACCTCAAGAAGAAGCAGGCCGAGCCGCCCAAGAAGCCCCAGGCGCCTCCCCCGCCCCCCAAGCCGACGAAGTCCAAGCGCTCCCAGGAGGAGGACGACACGTCCCTTTTCCTCTCCGCCATGGACGGCGTGGAGCAGATCACCGAGCGCGGCGAGGCTCCCACTCCCAATCCCCGCCTCCCGGAGATCATCGACGAGAACGCCGAGGCCCTCGCCGAGCTGGCCGAGCTCGTCGCCGGTCAGGGCACCTTCGACGTCGCCGACTCCAACGAGTTCATCGAGGGCGCCGCCCCCGGCATCGATGCCCGGTTGCTGCGCTCGCTGCGCCGCGGCGACTTCTCCGTCCAGGGCCGCCTGGATCTCCACGGCATGACCCAGGCCGAGGCCAAGGAGGCCGTGGACCGTTTCCTCTCCGAGAGCCGCCGCGCCCGCAAGCGCTGCGTGCTCATCGTCCACGGACGTGGCTTGAACTCCAAGGATCAGATCCCCGTCCTCAAGGAGCGGATCGCGGTGTGGCTGAACCAGAAGAGCATCGGCAAGACGGTCCTGGCGTTCGCTACCGCACGTCCGCAGGACGGTGGCGCGGGTGCCGTCTACGTGTTGCTCCGCCGTTAG